In the Bacillus sp. 2205SS5-2 genome, one interval contains:
- a CDS encoding phage tail protein: MEIFKLFGSIFIDNEKANDSIAKTDKKGRGLVGTFGQTVKSAAKVGVAISGAAVLAGGAVTALATKTGDYADRILDLNSITGMSTDAIQEWQYVAGQAGVDIEAVTKAQEKLTKQMNILEEGTGKQSEALAGLGLSYQDLQSLSPDEQIDSIIKSLSGVEDPAERARYGTDLLGSSWSEIAPIVSMGANAIEDAKGKANDLGTVLSNDALNNANNFRMAMEDLKSTLGGAAMQIGSKVAPLLTNTLIPAFQTALPYVIDFTSGLVDGIGKGIEWISKASEKVKTWIENNKETLNNVKSTIMDAIGFVKEYIAGYIQYISDLFSGGGNLGETFMKIFTTIKSTAIPILQDAISFIMEIVGQLQQFWTENGDQIVQAVQNAFSLIASIIEFVMPAIELIIRMVWGNIKGIISGAIDVIMGAIKIFSGLFTGDFSKMWEGIKQMFSGAIEFVWNLINLMMFGRIFGGIKSFITKGIGQFKSFFTKTKNIFKNLDTSVVGIVKGLWSKVTGFFDDIAKGGKSKFSDLLTSAKSKFNSIRDSIVNPILKAKNQVKGFIDDIRGFFSRLKLSLPNIKMPHFKVKNWSWNPKDWIKSPPSLGVEWYAKGTESAKGGWAVIGEHGPELMKVEQGAKVKTAAQSRGILDKNNDETQRPVIIKLVLDGQEWITKNFGVIKDLLDDDLEIELLSEGVKEG, encoded by the coding sequence ATGGAAATCTTTAAGTTGTTCGGCTCAATATTTATAGACAACGAAAAAGCCAATGATAGCATCGCCAAAACAGATAAAAAAGGTAGAGGGTTGGTTGGCACTTTTGGACAAACTGTCAAATCTGCAGCAAAAGTAGGAGTGGCAATTTCTGGAGCGGCTGTTCTTGCTGGTGGAGCGGTGACAGCATTAGCGACAAAAACAGGAGATTATGCGGATAGAATTCTCGACCTAAACTCCATCACTGGAATGTCAACCGATGCCATACAAGAATGGCAGTATGTTGCCGGGCAAGCTGGGGTGGATATAGAGGCAGTTACAAAAGCTCAAGAAAAATTAACAAAACAAATGAACATTCTCGAAGAAGGCACAGGAAAACAATCAGAAGCGTTGGCTGGGTTGGGGTTGAGCTATCAAGACTTGCAAAGTTTATCACCTGATGAGCAGATTGACAGCATAATCAAAAGTTTGAGTGGAGTTGAAGATCCAGCGGAAAGAGCAAGGTACGGAACGGATTTATTAGGGAGTTCCTGGAGTGAAATAGCTCCAATTGTCTCAATGGGAGCTAATGCCATTGAAGATGCAAAGGGAAAAGCTAATGATTTGGGAACTGTTTTAAGTAATGACGCCTTAAACAACGCAAATAATTTTCGCATGGCGATGGAAGACCTTAAATCAACTCTTGGTGGAGCTGCGATGCAAATAGGCTCGAAAGTTGCGCCATTGTTGACTAATACATTAATTCCAGCCTTTCAAACGGCTTTGCCATATGTCATTGATTTTACTTCTGGATTGGTAGATGGTATTGGAAAAGGAATTGAATGGATTTCTAAAGCATCGGAAAAAGTTAAAACTTGGATTGAAAATAACAAAGAAACACTAAATAATGTAAAGTCAACAATCATGGACGCAATCGGGTTTGTAAAAGAATATATCGCTGGATACATTCAGTATATAAGCGACTTATTTTCTGGTGGGGGGAATCTAGGGGAAACCTTCATGAAAATCTTCACTACAATAAAGTCAACGGCCATTCCTATATTGCAAGATGCAATTTCCTTTATTATGGAAATTGTTGGTCAACTCCAGCAATTTTGGACGGAAAATGGAGACCAAATTGTCCAAGCCGTCCAAAATGCGTTTTCGTTGATTGCTAGTATTATAGAGTTTGTGATGCCTGCCATTGAGCTGATTATCAGAATGGTGTGGGGGAACATAAAAGGCATCATTTCTGGTGCGATAGATGTCATCATGGGAGCCATCAAGATATTTTCCGGTTTGTTTACAGGTGACTTTTCTAAAATGTGGGAAGGGATCAAGCAAATGTTTTCTGGCGCAATAGAATTTGTCTGGAATTTGATAAATCTAATGATGTTTGGTCGGATTTTTGGTGGAATTAAATCGTTTATCACGAAAGGAATCGGTCAGTTTAAATCTTTTTTCACAAAGACCAAGAATATTTTTAAGAATTTAGACACTAGTGTTGTTGGCATTGTTAAAGGGCTTTGGTCAAAAGTGACTGGATTTTTTGATGACATTGCAAAAGGTGGAAAAAGTAAGTTTTCTGATTTGCTTACATCTGCAAAATCTAAGTTTAACTCGATTAGAGACTCAATTGTAAACCCGATCTTAAAAGCAAAGAACCAAGTGAAAGGTTTTATTGATGACATTAGGGGATTCTTTAGCAGATTAAAATTATCCCTACCAAACATCAAGATGCCACATTTTAAAGTAAAAAACTGGTCATGGAATCCCAAGGATTGGATCAAATCACCTCCAAGTTTGGGAGTCGAATGGTATGCAAAAGGCACTGAGTCAGCAAAAGGAGGATGGGCTGTTATTGGGGAGCATGGCCCCGAGCTAATGAAAGTGGAACAGGGTGCGAAAGTGAAGACAGCAGCTCAATCAAGAGGCATCTTAGATAAAAATAACGATGAAACACAGCGTCCTGTAATTATAAAACTAGTTTTAGACGGTCAAGAATGGATTACTAAGAATTTTGGAGTCATTAAAGATTTGCTAGATGATGATCTAGAAATTGAATTATTATCGGAGGGGGTGAAGGAGGGATGA